In a genomic window of Pseudoalteromonas xiamenensis:
- a CDS encoding YebC/PmpR family DNA-binding transcriptional regulator encodes MGRAFEVRKNAMAKTAAVKTKVNSKYGKEIYVVAKNGGPDPETNLSLRRLIDKAKKDQVPAHVIEKAIEKAAGGAGEDYSPARYEGYGPGNCMVIVDCLTDNPNRTIKDVRLPFTKTDSKIGSPGCVAHMFDHLAILGFEGDDDEAVLEALMMADVDVTDVEVEDGKVSVFAPHTEYFKTKTALTEAFEGVNFDVDEITFLPQTSVEISDPEVIANFDKFITMLEDCDDVQNVYHNAVVIRD; translated from the coding sequence CCGCAAAAATGCCATGGCAAAAACGGCAGCGGTGAAAACCAAAGTAAACTCAAAATACGGAAAAGAAATTTACGTTGTGGCGAAAAACGGCGGCCCAGACCCAGAAACTAACCTTTCTCTTCGTCGCTTAATTGATAAAGCAAAAAAAGATCAGGTTCCTGCTCACGTAATCGAAAAAGCGATTGAAAAGGCTGCGGGCGGCGCAGGTGAAGATTACTCTCCAGCACGTTATGAAGGTTATGGTCCGGGTAACTGTATGGTTATTGTTGACTGTCTAACGGACAATCCAAACCGCACAATCAAAGACGTTCGTTTACCTTTCACAAAAACAGATTCAAAAATCGGTAGCCCTGGCTGTGTTGCGCACATGTTTGATCACTTAGCGATTCTAGGTTTCGAAGGTGATGACGATGAAGCTGTGCTTGAAGCGTTGATGATGGCTGATGTTGATGTAACGGATGTAGAAGTAGAAGACGGTAAAGTCTCTGTTTTTGCACCTCACACTGAATACTTCAAAACCAAGACTGCGCTAACTGAAGCGTTTGAAGGCGTGAACTTTGATGTAGATGAAATCACGTTCCTACCACAAACCAGTGTTGAGATTTCTGATCCAGAAGTAATTGCCAACTTTGATAAGTTCATCACGATGCTTGAAGATTGTGACGACGTTCAAAACGTTTACCATAACGCGGTTGTTATCCGCGACTAA
- a CDS encoding RedY, producing MKTIVHKIRLKDVSQRLAFRDWVETTDYRACESLDSVAAFDVVEVSDAADAPFHFIEIIRLSSVEAFNVDMQTPLFQSLVSRFSEMADVVEEIEGERIGLGYAIFK from the coding sequence ATGAAAACCATCGTACATAAAATTCGCCTAAAAGACGTGTCACAACGACTCGCTTTTCGGGATTGGGTCGAAACGACCGATTATCGGGCGTGTGAATCATTGGACTCCGTTGCGGCGTTCGATGTCGTTGAAGTATCTGATGCAGCCGATGCGCCATTTCATTTCATTGAGATAATCCGCTTAAGTAGTGTTGAGGCGTTCAATGTGGATATGCAAACGCCTTTGTTTCAAAGTTTAGTAAGTCGCTTCTCAGAAATGGCTGATGTAGTAGAAGAAATAGAAGGCGAGCGAATTGGGTTAGGTTACGCCATTTTTAAGTAA